One Burkholderia vietnamiensis LMG 10929 genomic window carries:
- the livH gene encoding high-affinity branched-chain amino acid ABC transporter permease LivH: MTDFFPQFAQQLVNGLTLGAIYALIAIGYSMVYGIIGMINFAHGEIYMIGAYVGLVTLTAIGISAGYPLPLVLGAALIVSVLVTGLYGFAVERVAYRPLRGGPRLVPLISAIGMSIFLQNYVQIGQGARDVSVPVLISGAFDIHLGGDYDVTVPYARLLIVGVTLVLMIALTLFISHSRMGRACRACAEDMKMANLLGIDTNRVISFTFVLGAMLAAVGGVLIGLTIGKLNPYIGFVAGIKAFTAAVLGGIGSIPGAMLGGVLLGLAETFAAGYMPAEYKDVVAFGLLVLILLFRPTGLLGKSDIEKV, encoded by the coding sequence ATGACTGACTTCTTTCCCCAATTCGCCCAGCAGCTGGTCAACGGCCTGACGCTGGGCGCGATCTATGCGTTGATCGCCATCGGCTATTCGATGGTCTACGGCATCATCGGCATGATCAACTTCGCGCACGGCGAGATCTACATGATCGGCGCGTACGTGGGCCTCGTGACCCTTACGGCAATCGGCATCTCGGCCGGCTATCCGCTGCCGCTCGTGCTCGGCGCCGCGCTGATCGTGTCGGTGCTCGTCACCGGCCTGTACGGCTTCGCGGTCGAGCGCGTCGCGTACCGGCCGCTGCGCGGCGGCCCGCGCCTCGTGCCGCTGATCTCGGCGATCGGCATGTCGATCTTCCTGCAGAACTACGTGCAGATCGGCCAGGGCGCGCGCGACGTGTCCGTGCCGGTGCTGATCTCCGGCGCGTTCGACATCCATCTCGGCGGCGACTACGACGTGACGGTGCCGTATGCGCGCCTGCTGATCGTCGGCGTGACGCTCGTGCTGATGATCGCGCTCACGCTGTTCATCTCGCATTCGCGGATGGGCCGCGCATGCCGCGCGTGCGCCGAGGACATGAAGATGGCGAACCTGCTCGGCATCGACACGAACCGCGTGATCTCGTTCACGTTCGTGCTCGGCGCGATGCTGGCGGCCGTCGGCGGCGTGCTGATCGGGCTGACGATCGGCAAGCTCAATCCGTACATCGGCTTCGTCGCCGGCATCAAGGCGTTCACCGCCGCCGTGCTCGGCGGGATCGGCAGCATCCCGGGCGCGATGCTCGGCGGCGTGCTGCTGGGCCTCGCCGAAACCTTCGCCGCAGGCTACATGCCGGCCGAGTACAAGGACGTGGTCGCGTTCGGCCTGCTCGTGCTGATCCTGCTCTTCCGCCCGACCGGCCTGCTCGGCAAGTCGGACATCGAAAAGGTCTGA
- a CDS encoding high-affinity branched-chain amino acid ABC transporter permease LivM, whose amino-acid sequence MSQVISVRRPSAGATAGQALKNAVAAALLTAILTIPVLGLQLKLDGYQVVLTPHWRPVWIAVAAVFLFQLFKPWLVRAKSAVKLPAAPAIGAPQQRAIIWVLLAVGLVWPFFGSRGAVDVATLALIYVILGLGLNIVVGFAGLLDLGYVGFYAVGGYTYAMLNQYFGLSFWECLPIAALASATFGFLLGFPVLRLRGDYLAIVTLGFGEIIRLLANNLTDLTGGPDGISSIPKPTVFGFEMARSASVEGAKTFHELIGLEYSGEHMVIFLYLIALALVGFTLFVTSRLIRMPMGRAWEALRDDEIACRSLGLNPTRIKLSAFTLGAAFAGIGGAFFAARQGLVNPESFTFIESALILAIVVLGGMGSQLGVILAAILLTVLPEVARGFAEYRMLIFGLVMVLMMMWRPQGLLPASRPHVELPQ is encoded by the coding sequence ATGAGTCAAGTCATTTCCGTGCGCCGTCCGTCCGCCGGCGCGACCGCCGGCCAGGCGCTGAAGAATGCGGTGGCCGCCGCGCTGCTGACCGCGATCCTCACGATTCCCGTGTTGGGCCTGCAGCTGAAGCTCGACGGCTATCAAGTGGTGCTGACGCCGCACTGGCGTCCGGTCTGGATCGCGGTCGCGGCCGTGTTCCTGTTCCAGCTGTTCAAGCCGTGGCTCGTGCGTGCGAAATCGGCGGTGAAGCTGCCGGCGGCGCCCGCGATCGGCGCGCCGCAGCAGCGCGCGATCATCTGGGTGCTGCTCGCGGTCGGGCTTGTGTGGCCGTTCTTCGGCTCGCGCGGCGCGGTGGACGTCGCGACGCTCGCGCTGATCTACGTGATCCTCGGCCTCGGGCTGAACATCGTGGTCGGCTTCGCGGGGCTGCTGGATCTCGGCTACGTCGGGTTCTACGCGGTCGGCGGCTATACCTACGCGATGCTCAACCAGTATTTCGGGCTGTCGTTCTGGGAGTGCCTGCCGATCGCGGCGCTCGCCTCGGCGACCTTCGGCTTCCTGCTCGGCTTCCCGGTGCTGCGGCTGCGCGGCGACTATCTGGCGATCGTCACGCTCGGCTTCGGCGAAATCATCCGCCTGCTCGCGAACAATCTGACCGACCTGACGGGCGGCCCGGACGGCATCTCGAGCATTCCGAAGCCGACGGTGTTCGGCTTCGAGATGGCGCGCTCGGCGAGCGTCGAAGGCGCGAAGACCTTCCACGAGCTGATCGGGCTGGAATACAGCGGCGAGCACATGGTGATCTTCCTGTACCTGATCGCGCTCGCGCTGGTCGGCTTCACGCTGTTCGTGACGAGCCGCCTGATCCGCATGCCGATGGGGCGCGCGTGGGAAGCGCTGCGCGACGACGAGATCGCGTGCCGCTCGCTGGGCCTGAACCCGACCCGCATCAAGCTGTCGGCGTTCACGCTCGGCGCGGCGTTCGCCGGCATCGGCGGCGCGTTCTTCGCGGCGCGCCAGGGCCTCGTGAATCCCGAATCGTTCACGTTCATCGAATCGGCGCTGATCCTCGCGATCGTCGTGCTCGGCGGGATGGGTTCGCAGCTCGGCGTGATCCTCGCCGCGATCCTGCTGACCGTGCTGCCCGAAGTCGCGCGCGGTTTCGCCGAGTACCGGATGCTGATCTTCGGTCTGGTGATGGTGTTGATGATGATGTGGCGTCCGCAGGGCCTGCTGCCCGCGAGCCGTCCCCACGTGGAGCTGCCGCAATGA